The nucleotide sequence cttcttgccaTTTATTTGAAGAAGGACCTGGATCTTTTATCCTGTGGAATGTCCTTCGTTCAGGATTTGGCTGATGGTATCCCCATGACAGCTAGTTAGATCTAGAAGCTTGATTTGATTCAGGGTTCACTTTTCTCCAAGAGTACTTTATAGGCAGTGCTGTATACTTTCTTTTGCAGTACTTCAGGAGGAACATGATGCCTGATTATTCCACTTTCAGTGACTTTTAGATTGATCAGTGGGTTCTAGTGGTGTAATCCACTATAAAGCTTCCCGTTATTCTTTCACTTTATGGTTTGAAAAACCTTTGATGCTTGTTGCCTgaatcctttatttcattttagggaTTGCCAAATAGTGATTTTCTGATTCTACCAAACTTACTGCATTTAtcatttgtgattcttctgtaGAGAACTTTCTCTAAAACTGAATGGGAAAGATgggataaatatttattgagtttattttttggtggtactggggctcgaacccagggcctcacatatgctaggcaagccctctatgTTAGATTGCATCATTCTCTTATCCCTTTTTATGGTATTttgacagggtttccctaagtaaTCCAGTCTGGCCTCGAATGGAGGATCTAtgtgcttcagcctccagaagaGCTGGGTAGCTACATTTTGACAGGCATGTATCAGCATATgacaatatttattgatttttagaaTGAGTTAGTGCCTAGCAACCTCCAGAGGTGAcaaatgagtatttttttaaaaacaggtgtGGTCCAGCCAGTACTTTGAAAGAGTGTGTTTAGAATGCATTGGAGCAGGAAGAGACTATATTTGAAAGGTTAGAAGGCTGAAAGATAAGAGGGCTTGAATAATAGAAGATGTGAGGATTATGGAAAAGGTAAAGATCAAAGATTATCTCCAGGTTTCTTTGAAGGTGAGTGGCAGGATTCTGATGCCATAAGGAAATATAATCAGATTAAACCCAAGAACCACATATGTTTGGGAGGTATTTTATTTGTCTCACCTTTATCTAATACACAATTTTTAGTAATTTAGAATTTAAGCCAGTAGTGGGGCCATCGTCCATCCATCGATATGGTGAGGTAGAGCACATTTGGAAGGTAAGATGTTGAGAAAAAAGTTGGAGGCATTTCCGGAAGGGGAAGATGCAGAACCGCAAGAAATGCAGGATAGGAAACATTTGTATTTAGATGTTTACTGGTTACATATGTATAAATGCCCATCCAGATGTCACTGCAGTGTGATCTGTGATTTTGACCTATCCTTAATCCTAATCTTTCATTTCCCCAAAATGGCCACAGATGAAGGGATTGATTACTAAATGTATGGTGACATCACTACTGGCTTCAGTTCCAACTTAACTAAAAACTGTAAACAGGCAAAATCATGAGGTAAATCAAGTGCTTCTCAAATAGGTATGACCTTTTGGGGATTAATTTGGTtaaatctgttttaatttctatggttgtagtAACAGATTActacaaacttggtggcttaaaacaacacacatttattttattataggtCTTGAGGCCAGAAATCTAGAATGAGTTTCTCTCAGCTAAAGTTTTGGCAGGGCTCTGCTCCCTGGAGGCTCCCATCGCACATACCATGTTCTGTATTACTGATTAAAGCCCCAGATGCACATGTCTGCTCTCTCCTATCATTTCTACTCAAAATCctctgcaacttttttttttttttttttttttttttgtactggggattgatctcaagggtgctttaccactgagccacatctctagacctgaatcagggtctcacttagttgctgaggctggtcttgaacttatgatcctcctgcctcagcctcccaagttgctagaattacaggcatgcaccatcatatCCAGGTCcatgcaactttttaaaataatggttttaAATAAACGTTGGTGGATGACTGAAAATTGGTgcgaccattatggaaagcagtatggagattcctcagaaaacttgaaatggaaccatcatttgacccagctattccactcctcggtttatgtccaaaagacttaaaatcagcatactacagtgatgcgctacatcagtgtttatagcagctcaactcacaatatctaaactatggaaccaatctagatgcccttcaacaaatgaatggataaagaaaatgtggtatatatacacagtggaatatgactcagccttaaagaagaatgaaatgatggcatttgctggtgaatgaaCAGagctggaaaatatgctaagtaaaataagacaatccccaaaaaccaaaggccaaatgttttctcttgatatgcagatgctaattcacaataaggacagtggggctagggaagagtagaggtactttggattaggtaaaTTGGAGTGAATGGAGGAGAAGGaatatggggataggaagaatagtagatTCAACTGGACATTAATACCctctgtgcatatatgattacatgaccagtgtgatcctacatcacagaaaaatgagaagttgtattccatttatgtatgatgtgtcagaatgcattctactgttatgtataactaattagaacaaattttaaaataagggttTTATTGAGGTATCACATTCTACATAATTCACCTACTTAATATACAGTTCAGTGGTGTTTAGTATATTtagttgtacaaccatcactacattcaatttttaaaaatttttgttaccCACAAAAGAAACCCTATACCCATGGACAGTCACTCACTATCTTCTCCCAACTCTAGTAGACCACAGATCTATtttatctctagaaatttgcccaatctagacatttcatataaaaagaGTCATTCGACATGTGGTCGTCTTCATATTAGTattgttttcaagtttcatccatgttgccaaataatattctattgtatggacaggtcacattttctttacctgtttatCAGTTAATAGACACTTGAGTTCTTCCCACTTGGCTGAGTAATAGTACCACAAACATCTGCATGCAAGATTTATATAGACATGTTTTCTTTGAATGCAGGGAGTAGAATGCAGGGTTATAATAGTAACTCCTGCCTCACAACTTTGCATATGAAAGCTATGCTGATCTTTCAGAACCTAAATTGGGTTACTTCCCTGGTGTCCTACCATGTCCACTCAGAGTCATCTTCCCCCTAGTATTCCCTTTGTTTAGTACCTCATCGTGCTTACCAATTTGCTTTCAAGGTCAGTAATTCCTGCACATTTCCCTAGTTATACTGTGAATTTTTGGAAAGCAAAGGCAGGCTCTCCCATTGTTGTATGCACGAAGGCAGTGGATGCCATGCCTTGCAGAAAGCAGGAATTCTGCTAGTGCTTGGTGTAGAATGAATTTAAGTTTCATATGCTTGATCCTACAAAATGTGcctaatatttaataatgatgtTCCCCTTCAGATTTCAACACTTAAATACTTGGCAAATGACACCTGAAGTAAACGTGTAAGGTTTACTTTTTGGTCAATTAAAGTATTTGTTTTGAAAGTCAGAAGCTGATATTTTGGGATTTATAATCTAGAAAGTAAGccactagggctggggttgtagctcagtggtagagtgcttgcctagcactggtgAAACACtgggtcaatcctcagcaccatgtaaaaataaataaaataaaggtattgtgttcatctacaactaaaaatattttaaaaagacagacacTAAAAAACTCTAGATAGGACTTGAAAACAAATGCATAATAtaaacaaaagtaacaaaaaaattaaaaatgatgttaaaagttattttgttttaaagtttcaaatttcATGTACATGTTCTAAAGcaaattaaattgttttcaatGTTCCTTCAGTTTTCATTATTTAGTTATGAGGTCACAAAAGTCCTATTtgaataatgtgtgtgtgtgtgtgtgtgtgtgtgtgttatttgggattgaacccagggcctctagcatgctaggtaagtgcccAACCATTGAGCCACGTCTCAgacctttctaaattttatctttgaGACATCATCTTGCTAAGTCAcctgatcctctttcctcagcctcatgagtagttgggattataaacatgtgccaccatgcccatctttAAGGTATGTTTCACTCATATTaaagcctttatttttaaatttaggagcACAAGAATGGAGGGATACCTCCTGCTCTGTAAGTCTAGTGAAGTTCTAGCCCTAAGCCTGTAAATGTAGACCACAATCCTGGTATGTTTACATTTAGATCTGTCAGGTCCATCAAGGTTATTCTCACATTCTCAGCATAACTGttcatgaatatattaaaaatattctaggCCCTGGACAGGTAGTAGGTTGTTCCCATAATCAGTAAAAGAGAGGGAAGTTAGCTCCTGTTCATCATCACTTCATGTGAAACTATCCACATGGCTTTGGGACTCACTGAGTTACAATGTTGGCTGAAATGACAGGACACTATTTTGATTATAATTCCAAGGGAAAGATGTACTCCTTTGTTTTAGCTATTAGtacaattttattgttatttaaacaaaaaagtaaatattaaatagtACCCAGCCATATACTTAAATATTGATGTCTCATATCTATACATTTATacaaattattactttttctgGTTGAAGAACTGAGATCTGAAAGTTAACTAGATTAGTGGTTATCAAACTCTGCAGCATCTTAAGAATCAAGGGTCATGTTGCCCAAGACATAGTGGCCAATTACATTACAATCtggggggtggggttggggagtTGAAAACttgtatcatttttttaaagttaattacattaaatttgaGAACAAATTAATTAGGTCACATAATATCAGAGATTAATACAAGTTGTACTATTGATTATCTTCCCCTATGCAAGTGTAAGTTACCTTCTGCTGTTTTCTTATGTATgctgtttttaataaaacaaagaagttGATCTCTTGCTAAGTGCAACTGAAAAGTAAGCTGTAAAACCACACAGATACAatcacaattataaaaaaaaaaatagtgatgcTAGTGCTCTATATGCTACAGCACTTATCAAACTCATTCTTGGATAAATTGGAcgtaattttcctatgttcatatgaatacatgaccagtgtaactccacaccatgtacagcctcaagaatgggaagttatactccatgtatgtataatatgtcaaaatatactctactttcatgtatatctaaaaagaacaaatcaaaaaaaaacaaacaaactgtcatttaaaaaaatttggggggTGGTGCAGATTTTACCCGGGATTGAACTCGTGCCCTTAAcgactgagccacacccccagcactttttaaaaaaaatttatttagaaacagggtctcactgagttgcttacagcctcgataagttgctgaggctggctttgaacttatgatcctcccgcctcagccttccaagctgctgggaattcaggtgtgctccactgcacCAGGCTTCTCAAGTCTTGGGacttgaaaataaatagataccAAGAACTATCCTACACTAGTTGAATCAAAATTGCTAGGGAGAACCTGAgcatatggattttttaaatgtttatgattttgATGCCTGTCCTCAATGGAGCTCTCTAAAGCTATGCCACATGATATGTCCTTATCTATATTCAATTAATTTACAGGGAGGcagattttaagagagaaaattaactttaaaaataatttacagtcTATCTAGAAATGGAATGGTGTTTAAAGCAGTGAGTACTCTAGAGCTGGAAGAATAAAGGTACAGGTTGGATTACTACCTGCTGGAAATGTTGCCAAGGAGTTTCCAAATTCAGTGTACTTAGAACACATGAAATTTAAGGTTCTTGCCAATTCTTAAGTTTCTTTAGGTAACACTTGCAATAGATCACTTGTAATGCATATACACTGCCATGAAAACTCACAATTGAACCAGAAATAACAAAATTACTCTGTCTCCAAAACTTATCAGAATTTAGTAGTGCTAATGGAGCACTGCCTGCGatgtctgtctcctcctcctcctcctccttctcctcctcctcctggtttGGGGAAGAAAACTTTTCCTTGTTCATCCCTTCTCACAAGAGAAGTGTCTTATCTGACAGGTGATACTGGGATAAAGAACTAAGCATGTTGGTCCCTACTCTTGGAACCAACTAGTCAAAGAACACAAAGTGCACTCTGTCCCTACAAAGAAGAGGACTGCAGTTTTCTCCTATCAAGGAGTAAATATTAGGGAGTCTCATTAGAGAAAAAGCCAACCATAAGCTCTATTTTGGTTTCATTGCCGATAAAGCTGACATTTTGGTCTCCCTCTGACTCTTGTGTCTTAGTTCTCAGTTTGTTCCAAAGTGAAGAGGGGAGTAAGAGAATTACCTGTCAGTGTCCTTAAATGCCATAAGCATCACAATACAGCCATAAATTGTAATTGTCCAAATGTATGATGCTTATGTTCTGAAGAAgcattgcattatttttttcaagtcaGTGAACAATTATATTCTAAAGTACAAAGAACTTCTAAAgcacaaaagaataaagtattaaataaagGCCTTTTTCTTGCTGGTATAAACGGTTTCCACTTTATTGGGGATAATCTTAGTCATGATCTGCAGAAGTTGGTCCTGGGCAATTTGAAGACAAGTCTTCTTTATCTGTAATGTATGTGAGAGAATAATAGATTAATGTCACTTTTATAGGAcgttagaaaataatttcaatatagcAATTACTTTTGATCAGCTATGTTTGCTATTTACTCTGCtaaacaaacaaggaaaatttaaaaacaataacccATATCAACTTGGGCACATGGGGAAGCTAGACACTGGGCATGTTTTTCCCCCtcataatgaaaaaaacaaaaggggtGGATTTCAACAATCTGATTTTTATGGTTCAGGGAAAATCTTCTACCtaacaatataaaataagttgaaaaatttaatataaatatctttcaaaaatctgTAGCTAAAGAatgagtctttaaaaataaagcatgaaaaaaattcatcatccttaagttatatttttttaaacaaaacactgaaaaattccCTCCTGCACATTCAGTTAAAGCTAAAACAAATTCTAATAAGGCATCAATTATTTCTATAGTCACTATTTCTTTAAAACGCTGGCTTCACTTTTTTATTTGAATGGAATAAGAAATTTTCATTGCCTGTGGGATGTGACTTTTACTAAAATCAAAGAGCAATGatagtcaatatttttaaaaagtatccttTTACCTTCATAGGCTGTTCCACACCAGATGCAATATAGATGTTCTTCTCTTAAATAATGAGTcagtatttgtaatttttctagTACCTAAATATAGGACACAAGTACATAACTATTTCATATTGAAAAGAATCTTGTTTTTCTAGGTCTTACATTATGTTTCATTAGCTTCAGGCAATAGATGTGCTATACTTTTCAGTAGTTATTAGCGGTGCCATAGACAGACATAATATATTTGAACATGTTCCAGTTTACCAACCACCTGAGATGTTCACAACTCTGCCAGACACAATAGAGACCACTGATTAGCATGTAAGAAATAGTTTTTGAGCAGCTCTATGATAGTTGGCATCCTTAAAACCCTGCTAGTTTCAAAGCATCTATCTCACCCCTCAACTGACAGGTGAAGGTAAGACTGCCTGCTTTTGCCATAAAAGTTCTCATCAGGGCTGgagttgcggctcagtggtagagcacttgcctggcatataaataaattaaataaaataaaaattcattgacaactaaaaaaaatgttaaaaaaaaaaaagttcccatcAGTAGTCTCCCAGCAAAGTAGTCAGAGGCTTTTGTAGAGAATGCGCTCTACAAAATTCTTGTTTTCCCCCcaggtgttagggattgaaccagggagttctaccactgagctacatcccccaacgtttttatttttaattttgagacagggcctcaataagttgcccatgcaggccttaaacttgtgatcttcctgcctcagcctcctgagaagctgggattacagatgagtgCCACCATGGTGGGCTCTACAAAATTCTTACATATAACCAACCACTGaagttattttcctttcctgaatAATCTCCACTTCCTTTTgattgtattttctgttttgctttgtttactgGTAAGGGAAGGAGGGACACATTAAATCATTCCCACAATTTAATGAGAAACAAGTCTAAATGAATTTATGTTTGCAGCAAATCCTTCATCCAAACTGAAGCTGAGGTGAGAGGGCAAATTGAAGCTTAAtggaaaaatcatataaaattttgatttgGGATTAATAAAACAATCCTGTAGAGCAGTAGTTATCAAACGtggattattttttccctcagCAAATATTTAGCAATGCCTGGAGatgttttttattgttataagGGGAAGGGCAATTGACATGTAGAGGCTGGAGATTCTGCTAAACATCTTCCAGTGCACAGGATAGCTGCCCACAGCAAAGAACTACCCAGTGTTGATAGTGTTAAGGCTGAGACGCCTGCTATCAAGCAAATGGCACCAAACATACAGTTAAATCTTCACTCTCATATTCATCTTCatcctgttctttttcttcctcttcctcttcagtcTCCTCTTCTGGCCTCAACCAGTACCATGCCTCTCTGGGAACCTGAATATTCTGGAAATGCAAAAATTATTCTCATGAAGCAAAGCTAAGCATAAGATTATTACAAGTATGTTCAGCTCAATATGAATTTGTTCTGTCAATAGATATTTACTGCATGCTGTTTTAAGAGTAAAGTACTATAGCATAAACTAAAGGGATGCAAAGTCCATTTAGAATGTAGTCTCAAAGTTGCTATTGACAGTCTAGCAGGAAAGATAATCTCAggtataaaataatacatataagcTAGAAAACCTTAGGTGTCagataataaattgaaaaataaagttatggaAACACAGCAAATAAAAAACTGCTACCAGTAATCTATTTATATATGTTAGAAGTTTTGCCAACATTTTTGAgactttaagttttattttgatggTACTTGAACTactaagacaaaaacaaagcattttttaaaaaaaatccttcaaatcTGAAATAgcattctactttcattttaCTACAGACATATAAGGTACTGAATAGGGACTGAAAATAGACTATTTTGGTTAATCAAACCTGGAGAACAGAATTTCCACACATTATAGTCCTAAGTATTCAAAATTCAAATCAGCAAAGAATAGTTgttttttcagtctctttttgGATAATCCAAATAACTCGGGTTCCTACAGTAAACAAGCCATTATTCTACCACAGATCAAGAATGCACAGTACATGAAAGTTTTAATGAACAAAAAGTTAGATAAACCGGGCTTAGAGTTcgtttttttaagtaaaaatgtggCAAATCACACTGGGTGCCAAGACACTGTACAAGACTGAAAGCAAGTAACACTTTACCTTCTGGGTATCCAATTGTTGACAGGCTCTCTGGCTTCTTTTAAGGTCTCCTTCTAGCTTCATTTCATCTTGCTTATTTTTAAGTCGCAttctaattgaaagaaaaaattataaagtaatgtCAGTATTCtctttaatcattttatattcccaagTACCAGAAGGCATACTATGATAAAGAGGATTTGAAACCAAAACCTGTCCCAATGCAAAGTTTTACCTAAATTGTTCTGCAGCTTTTGCTTCAGCTTGATTTTTCATGTGAATCTTTCTTCTGtaactttctaatttttcctcTGCTTTCCGTTTTAATAATGCTTCATGACCAATGCCACTTTTCCCTGTTCaaatacaaattctttttttttaatttttaaaaaatattttttagatgttaatagacctttattttattcatttatttctgtggtgctgagaattgaacccagtgcctcacatgtgctagggaagcgctctaccactgagtcataacccagCCCCAAACACGAAATTCTGATGAGGAACTTACTGATTTTTTACTTCAAAACATGACAATTTAAATACTTACAAATTAAATACAATTCTCATTTCTGTATAATCACCCCACTTCATTTCACTGGAATGACAGGAAGAAaacactgggttttttttttttttatcttcttctcagtgagtaaaaccatacacatttttaaaaatcagggtaACAGTATCAACTGTCATACTTTCATGTGAGCATGATAAATAAGATATATACGTATTTTTTTGAGTTTGTCCAAAATATTAGGTAAAACATTCCATGGATAAATCCATCTCAGAACACTTTTAATACATTTCAATTGACAAAAACAGTATTATGCTTTAAAAGGTTAtgattttccccacatttttatgatttaaattttatttttactcactaaaattcacttttatttcactaagtc is from Sciurus carolinensis chromosome 13, mSciCar1.2, whole genome shotgun sequence and encodes:
- the Gpatch11 gene encoding G patch domain-containing protein 11, which encodes MRLNMAEEEDYMSDSFINVQEDIRPGLPMLRQIREARRKEEKQQEANLKNRQKSLKEEEQERRDIGLKNALGSENKGFALLQKMGYKSGQALGKTGDGIVEPIPLNVKTGKSGIGHEALLKRKAEEKLESYRRKIHMKNQAEAKAAEQFRMRLKNKQDEMKLEGDLKRSQRACQQLDTQKNIQVPREAWYWLRPEEETEEEEEEKEQDEDEYESEDLTVLEKLQILTHYLREEHLYCIWCGTAYEDKEDLSSNCPGPTSADHD